From the genome of Streptomyces sp. NBC_01116, one region includes:
- a CDS encoding UBP-type zinc finger domain-containing protein has product MSECAHVADLPRPEPLPLGETCPECLEAGSHPVQLRLCLTCGHVGCCDSSPLRHATGHFRATGHPVMRSFETGESWRWCFEDGSIV; this is encoded by the coding sequence ATGAGCGAGTGTGCGCATGTAGCGGATCTGCCACGCCCCGAGCCCTTGCCGCTCGGCGAGACGTGTCCCGAGTGCCTGGAGGCGGGCAGTCACCCCGTGCAACTGCGGCTCTGCCTGACCTGTGGGCACGTCGGCTGCTGCGATTCGTCGCCGCTGCGGCACGCCACCGGACACTTCCGGGCGACCGGTCACCCGGTGATGCGGAGCTTCGAGACGGGCGAGAGCTGGCGCTGGTGCTTCGAGGACGGTTCGATCGTCTGA